A region of Maniola jurtina chromosome 18, ilManJurt1.1, whole genome shotgun sequence DNA encodes the following proteins:
- the LOC123874448 gene encoding E3 ubiquitin-protein ligase ariadne-1 isoform X1, with translation MDSEDDTKDDVDSGNESSGDDVDFVMDETHSTRERQTELEEYPYEVLSTEEIVQHMVDCIKEVNTVVEIPATTTRILLNHFKWDKEKLMERFYDGDQDQLFAEARVINPFRKPVIQRPKLPRRISSSGTEECEICFTILPTSMMTGLECGHRFCTQCWCEYLTTKIMEEGLGQTIACAAHACDILVDDATVMRLVREPRVKLKYQHIITNSFIECNRLLRWCPSPDCSNAIKVAYVEAAPVTCRCGHSFCYACGENWHDPVRCCLLRKWIKKCDDDSETSNWIAANTKECPKCNVTIEKDGGCNHMVCKNQNCKADFCWVCLGPWEPHGSSWYNCNRYDEDEAKAARDAQERSRAALQRYLFYCNRYMNHMQSLRFESKLYASVKEKMEEMQQHNMSWIEVQFLKKAVDILCQCRQTLMYTYVFAYYLRKNNQSVIFEDNQRDLESATETLSEYLEREITSENLADIKQKVQDKYRYCDSRRKVLLEHVHEGYEKDCWDYTEDALAPSPTRSNKA, from the exons ATGGACTCTGAAGACGACACGAAGGACGATGTCGATTCTGGTAACGAATCCAGCGGAGACGATGTCGACTTTGTCATGGACGAGACTCACAGTACAAGGGAACGGCAAACGGAACTCGAAGAATATCCATACGAAGTGTTATCTACAGAGGAAATCGTCCAGCACATGGTTGATTGCATCAAAGAAGTGAATACAGTAGTTGAG ATACCAGCCACAACAACTCGCATACTTCTGAATCACTTCAAATGGGACAAAGAGAAACTAATGGAAAGATTCTATGATGGAGATCAGGATCAGTTGTTTGCCGAGGCTAGAGTTATAAATCCATTTAGGAAACCAGTCATACAAAGGCCAAAG TTGCCTAGACGGATATCATCATCAGGAACTGAGGAATGTGAAATATGCTTTACAATTCTTCCAACTTCA ATGATGACAGGCTTAGAATGTGGTCACAGATTCTGCACACAGTGCTGGTGTGAAtatttaacaacaaaaataatggAAGAAGGCTTA GGTCAAACAATAGCGTGCGCGGCGCACGCATGCGACATCCTGGTGGACGACGCGACGGTTATGCGGCTGGTGCGCGAGCCGCGCGTCAAGCTCAAATATCAACACATTATTACTAATAGTTTTATTGAG TGCAACCGGCTGCTGCGCTGGTGTCCGTCGCCGGACTGCAGCAACGCGATCAAGGTCGCGTACGTGGAGGCGGCGCCCGTCACGTGCCGCTGCGGACACAGCTTCTGCTACGCGTGCGGCGAGAACTGGCACGATCCCGTGCGCTGCTGCCTGCTGCGCAAGTGGATCAAG AAATGCGACGACGACTCGGAGACGTCAAACTGGATCGCCGCGAACACGAAAGAGTGTCCAAAGTGCAACGTGACGATTGAGAAAGACGGCGGCTGCAACCACATGGTGTGCAAGAACCAGAACTGCAAGGCAGACTTCTGCTGGGTGTGCCTCGGGCCCTGGGAGCCGCACGGTAGCAGCTGGTACAACTGCAACAG ATACGACGAGGATGAAGCGAAAGCGGCCCGCGACGCGCAGGAAAGGTCGCGCGCGGCGCTGCAGCGCTACCTATTCTACTGCAACCGATACATGAACCACATGCAATCCCTGCGCTTCGAGTCCAAACTCTACGCGTCCGTCAAAGAGAAGATGGAAGAGATGCAGCAGCACAACATGAGCTGGATCGAG GTGCAATTCCTTAAGAAAGCGGTGGACATCCTGTGCCAGTGCCGGCAGACGCTGATGTACACGTACGTGTTCGCGTACTACCTGCGCAAGAACAACCAGTCCGTCATCTTCGAGGACAACCAGCGCGACCTGGAGTCCGCCACCGAGACTCTGTCCGAGTACCTCGAGCGCGAGATCACGAGCGAGAACCTCGCCGACATCAAGCAGAAGGTGCAGGACAAATACAG ATATTGCGACAGTCGGCGTAAGGTTTTGCTGGAGCACGTGCACGAAGGCTACGAGAAGGACTGCTGGGACTACACAGA GGACGCGCTGGCGCCTTCTCCTACGAGGTCTAATAAAGCTTAA
- the LOC123874451 gene encoding COMM domain-containing protein 10-like produces MDCAWLKTSSSLKRGIEVVNHLDESRFEQFLRRIVTKLKLYDSEIFTEEERRKLEKIFQLNEEQLLLAIKSILYIFKRLFKFIFMPNNLKTDLLNIGFNNEKTNFLIKVWSTETSVVLNEMGSSSNEKYEDDPILHWKLNAELSSEYQKKCKIPKAYISFIGKNDETEIEMTRQDLNSIFLQIEAIQTELDILL; encoded by the exons atgGATTGTGCATGGCTCAAAACATCTTCAAG CTTAAAGAGAGGCATCGAAGTTGTAAATCACTTGGATGAAAGTAGATTTGAACAGTTTCTCAGAAGAattgtaacaaaattaaaactttatgactctgaaattttcactgaagaagaaagaagaaagttggaaaaaatatttcaactcaATGAAGAACAGTTGCTGTTAGCGATCAAATCAATTCTGTATATATTTAAAAGGCTTTTTAAGTTTATATTTATgccaaataatttaaaaactgatTTATTAAATATAGGATTTAATAATGAAAAGACAAATTTCCTTATCAAAGTTTGGTCAACAGAAACAAGTGTGGTGCTAAATGAAATGGGCTCAAGTTCAAATGAAAAATATGAAGATGATCCTATTCTTCATTGGAAGCTTAATGCAGAATTAAGTTCAGAATACCAAAAGAAATGTAAAATACCTAAAGCTTATATATCATTTATAGGTAAAAATGATGAAACTGAAATAGAAATGACTCGTCAGGATCTCAATTCAATATTTTTGCAAATTGAAGCAATTCAAACTGAACTAGATATTTTATTGTAG
- the LOC123874448 gene encoding E3 ubiquitin-protein ligase ariadne-1 isoform X2 has protein sequence MDSEDDTKDDVDSGNESSGDDVDFVMDETHSTRERQTELEEYPYEVLSTEEIVQHMVDCIKEVNTVVEIPATTTRILLNHFKWDKEKLMERFYDGDQDQLFAEARVINPFRKPVIQRPKLPRRISSSGTEECEICFTILPTSMMTGLECGHRFCTQCWCEYLTTKIMEEGLGQTIACAAHACDILVDDATVMRLVREPRVKLKYQHIITNSFIECNRLLRWCPSPDCSNAIKVAYVEAAPVTCRCGHSFCYACGENWHDPVRCCLLRKWIKKCDDDSETSNWIAANTKECPKCNVTIEKDGGCNHMVCKNQNCKADFCWVCLGPWEPHGSSWYNCNRYDEDEAKAARDAQERSRAALQRYLFYCNRYMNHMQSLRFESKLYASVKEKMEEMQQHNMSWIEVQFLKKAVDILCQCRQTLMYTYVFAYYLRKNNQSVIFEDNQRDLESATETLSEYLEREITSENLADIKQKVQDKYRYCDSRRKVLLEHVHEGYEKDCWDYTE, from the exons ATGGACTCTGAAGACGACACGAAGGACGATGTCGATTCTGGTAACGAATCCAGCGGAGACGATGTCGACTTTGTCATGGACGAGACTCACAGTACAAGGGAACGGCAAACGGAACTCGAAGAATATCCATACGAAGTGTTATCTACAGAGGAAATCGTCCAGCACATGGTTGATTGCATCAAAGAAGTGAATACAGTAGTTGAG ATACCAGCCACAACAACTCGCATACTTCTGAATCACTTCAAATGGGACAAAGAGAAACTAATGGAAAGATTCTATGATGGAGATCAGGATCAGTTGTTTGCCGAGGCTAGAGTTATAAATCCATTTAGGAAACCAGTCATACAAAGGCCAAAG TTGCCTAGACGGATATCATCATCAGGAACTGAGGAATGTGAAATATGCTTTACAATTCTTCCAACTTCA ATGATGACAGGCTTAGAATGTGGTCACAGATTCTGCACACAGTGCTGGTGTGAAtatttaacaacaaaaataatggAAGAAGGCTTA GGTCAAACAATAGCGTGCGCGGCGCACGCATGCGACATCCTGGTGGACGACGCGACGGTTATGCGGCTGGTGCGCGAGCCGCGCGTCAAGCTCAAATATCAACACATTATTACTAATAGTTTTATTGAG TGCAACCGGCTGCTGCGCTGGTGTCCGTCGCCGGACTGCAGCAACGCGATCAAGGTCGCGTACGTGGAGGCGGCGCCCGTCACGTGCCGCTGCGGACACAGCTTCTGCTACGCGTGCGGCGAGAACTGGCACGATCCCGTGCGCTGCTGCCTGCTGCGCAAGTGGATCAAG AAATGCGACGACGACTCGGAGACGTCAAACTGGATCGCCGCGAACACGAAAGAGTGTCCAAAGTGCAACGTGACGATTGAGAAAGACGGCGGCTGCAACCACATGGTGTGCAAGAACCAGAACTGCAAGGCAGACTTCTGCTGGGTGTGCCTCGGGCCCTGGGAGCCGCACGGTAGCAGCTGGTACAACTGCAACAG ATACGACGAGGATGAAGCGAAAGCGGCCCGCGACGCGCAGGAAAGGTCGCGCGCGGCGCTGCAGCGCTACCTATTCTACTGCAACCGATACATGAACCACATGCAATCCCTGCGCTTCGAGTCCAAACTCTACGCGTCCGTCAAAGAGAAGATGGAAGAGATGCAGCAGCACAACATGAGCTGGATCGAG GTGCAATTCCTTAAGAAAGCGGTGGACATCCTGTGCCAGTGCCGGCAGACGCTGATGTACACGTACGTGTTCGCGTACTACCTGCGCAAGAACAACCAGTCCGTCATCTTCGAGGACAACCAGCGCGACCTGGAGTCCGCCACCGAGACTCTGTCCGAGTACCTCGAGCGCGAGATCACGAGCGAGAACCTCGCCGACATCAAGCAGAAGGTGCAGGACAAATACAG ATATTGCGACAGTCGGCGTAAGGTTTTGCTGGAGCACGTGCACGAAGGCTACGAGAAGGACTGCTGGGACTACACAGAGTAA